Proteins from a genomic interval of Desulfofustis limnaeus:
- a CDS encoding NADH-quinone oxidoreductase subunit D, whose amino-acid sequence MEVAPEMLVRTMERLKTYPDLGFSLLLDITAVDYLDYPGPPQPTRFQVSYILRNWNRNWLLHVVVPVADPDRGLPTVSTVWGAADWAEREVYDQYGIVFTGHPDLRRILNHWQFKGHPLRKDYDIYQGQVCYETDSLEREIRARLATKGVDESTMSDINTEMMFLNLGPSHPATHGAIRIFTALDGETIMANVNEIGYLHRGFEKTAENRTYNQVIPLTDRLNYCSALINNIAYVKAVESWLGLEITERTKFMRVILTEFFRVQDHLVCLAANLVDMGGLTNYWYLYNEKEASYDLISKLTGARLTSSFTRIGGMYRDFYDGWQDDMEQQLRAIEKGVNDSLALVLQNRIVHDRTQGTCVLPAETALAYGYTGPNLRASGVAFDLRKDNPYYHYDAFDFAIPIGSTGDIYDRIMVRFEEIFESIKIIRQAMRMIPDGDIFVTDHHCVLPPKEQVYHRIEGLANHFKLIFEGIKVPRGEWYDSFEAANGELGFYIVSDGSGRPYKVKVRPPCFYAMAGFHTMVEGEMIADAIINLGSINIIGGELDR is encoded by the coding sequence CCCCGGAGATGCTGGTTCGTACCATGGAGCGCCTGAAGACGTACCCGGATCTCGGGTTTTCCCTGCTCCTCGACATTACGGCAGTCGATTACCTGGACTACCCGGGACCCCCCCAGCCGACCCGCTTTCAGGTGAGCTATATCCTGCGCAACTGGAACAGGAACTGGCTGCTCCACGTGGTTGTTCCGGTGGCCGATCCGGATCGGGGGCTGCCCACCGTCAGCACCGTCTGGGGTGCCGCCGACTGGGCTGAGCGGGAGGTGTATGACCAGTACGGCATCGTTTTCACCGGTCATCCCGATCTGCGACGCATCCTCAACCACTGGCAGTTCAAAGGTCATCCGCTGCGCAAGGATTATGACATCTATCAGGGCCAGGTCTGTTACGAGACCGACAGCTTGGAGCGGGAGATCAGGGCCCGGTTGGCGACCAAAGGTGTTGATGAAAGTACCATGTCTGACATCAATACCGAGATGATGTTTCTCAATCTCGGGCCATCTCATCCGGCGACCCACGGCGCCATCCGCATCTTCACCGCCCTGGATGGTGAGACCATCATGGCCAACGTCAACGAGATCGGCTACCTGCATCGAGGTTTCGAAAAAACCGCCGAGAACCGGACCTACAATCAGGTCATCCCGCTCACCGACCGGCTCAATTATTGTTCGGCGCTGATCAACAACATCGCCTACGTGAAGGCCGTGGAATCCTGGCTAGGCCTGGAGATAACCGAGCGGACCAAGTTCATGCGGGTGATTCTGACCGAATTTTTCCGTGTTCAGGACCATCTGGTCTGCCTTGCCGCCAATCTGGTGGACATGGGCGGCCTGACCAACTACTGGTATCTCTATAATGAAAAAGAAGCCTCATACGATCTGATCAGCAAACTGACCGGGGCCCGTCTGACCAGCTCGTTTACCCGGATCGGCGGGATGTACCGAGATTTTTATGACGGCTGGCAGGATGACATGGAACAACAGCTGCGGGCCATCGAAAAAGGGGTCAACGATTCCTTGGCCCTGGTCCTGCAGAATCGCATCGTTCACGACCGTACCCAGGGAACCTGCGTACTGCCGGCAGAGACTGCCCTTGCCTACGGATATACCGGGCCGAACCTGCGGGCCAGCGGCGTTGCGTTTGATCTGCGTAAGGACAACCCGTACTATCACTACGATGCCTTCGATTTCGCCATCCCCATCGGCAGCACCGGTGATATCTATGACCGGATCATGGTTCGTTTCGAAGAGATCTTCGAAAGCATCAAAATCATCCGCCAGGCCATGCGGATGATCCCCGACGGCGACATCTTCGTCACCGATCACCACTGTGTTCTGCCCCCCAAAGAGCAGGTTTACCACCGGATCGAAGGGCTGGCCAACCACTTCAAACTGATTTTTGAAGGCATCAAGGTGCCCCGTGGCGAATGGTACGACAGTTTCGAAGCGGCCAACGGCGAGTTGGGTTTCTATATCGTCTCCGATGGTTCGGGGCGACCCTACAAAGTGAAGGTCCGTCCACCCTGCTTCTATGCGATGGCAGGGTTCCATACCATGGTTGAAGGGGAGATGATCGCCGATGCCATCATCAATCTGGGCAGCATCAACATCATTGGCGGGGAGCTGGATCGATGA
- the nuoE gene encoding NADH-quinone oxidoreductase subunit NuoE family protein, translating into MRDRSQLQAAGQPFTFDAERNDEFERLCTRYPIRESMIMPALWLAQEQQGWISAEVIEYIAERLDTYPAKVYELATFYTMYHLRPVGTYHICVCRTLSCYLRDKQEIVDFITDEIGIKPGQVSEDGRFSLEEVECLGHCGTAPVVQINGEFHEEMNVEKLKAVLAHLD; encoded by the coding sequence ATGAGAGACCGTTCACAACTGCAGGCGGCCGGACAGCCGTTCACCTTCGATGCGGAAAGAAATGATGAATTCGAGCGGCTTTGCACGCGTTATCCGATCCGTGAATCAATGATCATGCCGGCCCTCTGGCTGGCCCAGGAACAGCAAGGGTGGATCAGCGCCGAGGTCATCGAGTATATCGCCGAGCGTCTCGATACTTATCCGGCCAAGGTCTATGAACTGGCCACTTTTTATACCATGTATCATCTGCGCCCGGTCGGTACCTACCATATCTGTGTCTGCCGCACCCTGTCGTGTTATCTCCGCGACAAACAGGAGATCGTCGATTTCATCACCGACGAAATCGGTATCAAGCCGGGCCAGGTGAGTGAGGATGGGCGCTTCAGTCTCGAGGAGGTGGAGTGTCTCGGTCACTGCGGCACTGCTCCAGTGGTGCAGATCAACGGCGAGTTTCACGAGGAGATGAACGTCGAGAAGCTCAAAGCGGTGTTGGCACACCTGGATTAG
- the nuoF gene encoding NADH-quinone oxidoreductase subunit NuoF: MEVKILSARFDIDNAHRIDVARTHGAYRALDKLFAMAPAEVIEEVKASGLRGRGGAGFPTGMKWGFLPKDTGKPVYLAVNSDESEPATFKDRYILVRDPHALIEGIIICCWAIGCHDCYIYIRGEYTSQVKILQAAIDEAYGAGYLGARVAGRDFRLDVTVHRGAGAYVCGEETALLESIEGKKGQPRSKPPFPAVVGLFGCPTIINNVQSIASLPYIIANGAAAYRAYGTEKSCGTHLFGISGHVERPGMYELPLGLPLLEVLENVAGGVWKGRKLKGVIPGGSSTPVLTPAEAATVTLDYESMAAHKTMFGSGGIVVLDETVDMVRLVENLIAFYHHESCGQCTPCREGLGWMLKIVRKLLAGEGTVADIDLLRELCDNIEMKTVCVLSAACTMPVRSYLEKFRDEFEAYALDGGSPQPEQREG, encoded by the coding sequence ATGGAAGTGAAGATTCTCAGTGCCCGGTTCGATATCGACAATGCGCACCGAATCGATGTGGCCAGAACCCATGGCGCCTACCGGGCCCTGGATAAACTCTTTGCCATGGCCCCGGCCGAGGTTATCGAGGAGGTCAAGGCGAGCGGTTTGCGCGGCCGCGGCGGAGCCGGTTTTCCGACCGGTATGAAGTGGGGGTTCCTGCCCAAAGATACCGGTAAACCGGTATACCTGGCAGTCAATTCCGACGAGTCTGAGCCGGCCACCTTCAAGGATCGCTATATCCTGGTGCGTGATCCACACGCACTCATCGAGGGCATCATCATCTGCTGCTGGGCCATTGGCTGCCACGATTGTTATATCTATATCCGTGGCGAGTATACCAGCCAGGTCAAGATTCTCCAGGCGGCCATCGACGAGGCCTATGGTGCCGGTTATCTCGGGGCCCGGGTGGCGGGCCGTGATTTTCGGCTTGATGTGACGGTGCATCGAGGCGCCGGTGCCTATGTCTGCGGTGAGGAGACGGCCTTGTTGGAATCCATCGAGGGAAAGAAGGGACAGCCGCGCAGTAAGCCCCCCTTTCCGGCGGTGGTCGGCCTGTTCGGCTGCCCGACCATCATCAACAATGTGCAATCCATAGCCTCGTTGCCGTACATCATCGCTAATGGCGCTGCGGCCTATCGGGCCTATGGTACGGAAAAGAGCTGTGGTACCCATCTGTTCGGTATCTCCGGCCATGTGGAACGGCCGGGTATGTACGAACTACCGCTCGGCCTGCCGCTCCTCGAGGTCTTGGAGAACGTGGCCGGCGGCGTCTGGAAGGGGCGGAAACTCAAAGGGGTGATCCCCGGCGGCAGTTCGACCCCGGTATTGACCCCCGCCGAGGCGGCCACCGTGACGCTGGATTATGAATCGATGGCTGCGCACAAGACCATGTTCGGCTCCGGCGGGATTGTTGTCCTTGACGAGACGGTTGACATGGTACGACTGGTGGAGAATCTGATCGCCTTCTACCATCACGAGTCGTGCGGCCAGTGCACGCCCTGTCGGGAAGGGCTTGGCTGGATGTTGAAAATCGTTCGGAAGTTACTGGCTGGCGAAGGAACGGTGGCCGATATCGATCTGTTGCGTGAGCTGTGCGACAATATCGAAATGAAGACGGTCTGCGTGCTTTCGGCGGCGTGCACCATGCCGGTGCGTAGCTATCTGGAAAAATTCCGGGATGAGTTCGAGGCCTACGCCCTTGACGGCGGCTCGCCGCAACCCGAACAGCGTGAGGGATAG
- a CDS encoding NADH-quinone oxidoreductase subunit J family protein has protein sequence MIATYLFFGLALLAVLGSLGLILFRHPMNGAMSFVVTLIALAGLYALLSAKLIFAIQLIVYAGAIMSLILFIIMFLNIQEKDLPVDTGRWFYLAGGIVVLAPVAGLLLKIVQTLPEQQAAVPAAGFGEVREVGKVLFQQWLLPFEIVSILLLVALVGAVVLAGKRG, from the coding sequence ATGATCGCCACATACCTTTTTTTCGGCTTGGCCCTGCTGGCGGTACTGGGATCGCTGGGCCTGATTTTGTTCCGCCATCCGATGAACGGCGCCATGAGTTTCGTGGTGACACTGATTGCCCTGGCCGGCTTGTATGCCCTGTTGTCGGCCAAGCTGATTTTCGCCATTCAGCTCATCGTGTATGCCGGCGCCATCATGTCTTTGATTCTATTCATCATCATGTTTCTCAACATCCAGGAAAAAGACCTGCCGGTCGATACCGGTCGATGGTTCTATCTGGCCGGCGGCATCGTCGTTCTGGCACCGGTGGCCGGGTTGTTGCTCAAAATTGTCCAGACCTTGCCGGAACAGCAGGCCGCAGTCCCCGCTGCCGGCTTCGGAGAAGTCCGTGAAGTGGGCAAGGTCTTGTTCCAGCAGTGGTTGCTGCCGTTTGAAATCGTGTCGATCCTGTTGCTGGTGGCCTTGGTCGGAGCCGTGGTCCTGGCCGGGAAGAGGGGGTGA
- the nuoK gene encoding NADH-quinone oxidoreductase subunit NuoK — translation MIEHYLSLSIVLFCLGVLGVISRRNVFVVFMSIELMLNAANLGFVAVARLHQSMDGHVLALLVMAVAAAEAALALAVVILLHKHKGNLDTNIFSLLKG, via the coding sequence GTGATCGAACACTATCTGTCGCTTAGCATCGTACTGTTCTGCCTTGGTGTGCTCGGTGTTATTTCCCGCCGTAACGTCTTCGTTGTCTTCATGTCCATCGAACTCATGCTCAATGCTGCCAACCTCGGTTTCGTGGCGGTGGCGCGTTTGCACCAGAGCATGGACGGACACGTTCTGGCCCTGCTGGTCATGGCGGTGGCTGCCGCTGAGGCGGCGCTGGCGCTGGCGGTAGTGATTCTGCTGCACAAACACAAAGGCAATCTCGATACCAATATCTTCAGCCTGCTGAAAGGGTGA
- a CDS encoding 2Fe-2S iron-sulfur cluster-binding protein — protein sequence MAETVKLFVNGREVEVEAGKNLIDALRVVGIEIPHFCYHPALGADGNCRMCLVGIEDGRPPLVPACKTPAQPGMKVLLDDQKIRKIQRDIMELELINHPVDCPVCDQAGECRLQDYYMEYDLQDSRMRVPQVTKGKRMDFGCGVVHDQERCVLCARCVRFTRQITKTGELGIVNRSDQARVTIFPGRPLNNRYALNIVDICPVGAMTSRDFRFKQRVWFLQKDEGICHGCSTGCAIYIDHHREKNGDDVIYRYRARTNMQVNGYFICDAGRLSYKRENENRQDLTLVDGVVVDFEQGIAAALEKMNKARRPLLLVSPDATLEQMWAIKRIATFYGATLSGYSDAYRIDDDGDDFLISDDKAANRYSLELLEIDRDRESFQAALAHADLLVNFDNDLFFSPINESLQRLLGEQDRISVCSHQLPVFSGSSVILPCASPSEYGGSIINRHGVLQRFRRAVRRNADPRDILEITHLLGGAISSAERAWPGIRQSVPVLRSVEPEQIPVEGLLLNNSEERDVGP from the coding sequence ATGGCGGAAACGGTGAAACTCTTTGTCAACGGCCGAGAAGTCGAGGTCGAAGCGGGCAAAAACCTGATCGACGCCCTGCGGGTGGTGGGCATCGAGATCCCGCACTTCTGTTATCACCCGGCTCTGGGGGCCGACGGCAATTGCCGGATGTGCCTGGTCGGCATCGAAGATGGCCGGCCGCCCCTGGTGCCCGCTTGCAAGACTCCGGCCCAACCGGGCATGAAGGTGCTGCTCGACGACCAGAAGATCAGAAAGATCCAGCGCGACATCATGGAACTGGAGTTGATCAATCACCCGGTCGATTGCCCGGTCTGCGATCAGGCCGGTGAATGCAGGCTGCAGGACTATTACATGGAGTATGACCTGCAGGACAGCCGCATGCGGGTACCCCAGGTGACCAAGGGGAAGCGGATGGATTTCGGCTGCGGCGTCGTCCATGATCAGGAGCGCTGTGTGCTTTGCGCTCGCTGCGTGCGGTTTACTCGGCAGATCACCAAGACCGGCGAGCTGGGTATCGTCAATCGCAGCGACCAGGCACGGGTCACGATTTTTCCGGGACGACCGCTGAACAATCGCTATGCCCTGAATATCGTCGACATCTGTCCAGTGGGGGCGATGACCAGCAGAGATTTCCGCTTCAAACAGCGCGTCTGGTTCCTGCAGAAGGATGAGGGCATCTGTCACGGCTGCAGTACCGGTTGTGCCATTTATATCGATCACCATCGGGAGAAGAACGGCGACGATGTGATCTACCGCTACCGGGCACGCACCAATATGCAGGTCAACGGTTATTTCATCTGCGATGCCGGCCGGCTCAGCTACAAACGGGAAAACGAGAACCGTCAGGACCTGACCTTGGTGGATGGCGTCGTGGTGGACTTCGAACAGGGGATCGCTGCGGCCCTGGAAAAAATGAACAAGGCCCGCCGACCCCTGCTGCTTGTCTCTCCCGACGCTACCCTGGAGCAGATGTGGGCGATCAAGCGGATCGCCACGTTCTATGGGGCGACCTTGTCCGGCTATAGCGACGCCTACCGGATCGATGACGATGGTGATGACTTCCTGATCAGCGACGATAAGGCGGCTAACCGGTACAGCCTTGAGCTGCTCGAGATCGACCGTGATCGTGAATCGTTTCAGGCGGCCCTGGCTCACGCCGATCTGCTGGTCAATTTCGACAACGACCTGTTCTTCTCCCCGATCAATGAATCGTTGCAGCGCTTGCTCGGGGAACAGGACCGGATCAGTGTCTGCAGCCATCAGCTGCCGGTTTTCTCCGGTTCTTCGGTGATCCTGCCTTGCGCTTCCCCAAGCGAATATGGCGGTTCGATCATCAATCGTCACGGGGTGTTGCAGCGCTTTCGTCGGGCCGTACGGCGCAATGCGGATCCGCGGGATATCCTGGAAATCACCCATCTGCTTGGCGGTGCCATCAGCTCCGCCGAGCGTGCCTGGCCGGGGATCCGGCAATCGGTGCCGGTCCTGCGGTCGGTCGAACCGGAACAGATTCCGGTTGAAGGGTTACTTCTGAACAACAGCGAGGAGCGCGATGTCGGGCCTTGA
- a CDS encoding NuoI/complex I 23 kDa subunit family protein, whose translation MGAKVRVIERKGRTFLEQLYLLEVFKGMTVTLGHFFRNLLDNSRLYVRHYPEVQPDIPARWRGRHRLTRHQDGTVKCVACFMCQTNCPSNCIRIEAGERFDGRSEKMPVRFEIDLLECIYCGYCVEACPMDAIRMDTGIFSVNSNDRQSLLIGLEQLLETPGAYDEEIYQKGAR comes from the coding sequence ATGGGCGCAAAAGTACGGGTTATAGAGCGAAAGGGCCGGACCTTTCTTGAACAGCTCTATCTGCTCGAGGTGTTCAAAGGGATGACCGTCACGCTTGGTCATTTCTTTCGCAATCTCCTCGACAATTCCCGACTCTACGTCCGGCATTACCCGGAAGTGCAACCGGATATCCCGGCGCGCTGGCGGGGACGGCACCGCCTGACCCGGCACCAGGACGGTACGGTCAAATGTGTCGCCTGTTTCATGTGTCAGACCAACTGCCCCTCCAATTGTATCAGGATCGAGGCCGGGGAACGGTTTGACGGCAGGTCGGAGAAAATGCCGGTGCGCTTCGAAATTGATCTGCTGGAATGCATCTATTGTGGTTATTGCGTCGAGGCTTGCCCAATGGACGCCATCAGGATGGATACCGGGATATTTTCGGTCAACAGCAATGATCGCCAATCGTTGCTGATTGGGTTGGAGCAGTTGCTCGAGACACCGGGAGCCTACGACGAGGAGATCTATCAGAAGGGGGCACGCTAA
- a CDS encoding complex I subunit 1/NuoH family protein, with protein MSGLDLIMILLRIAFGVLVPLSFVAVLVWMERRGAAYFQDRSGPNRCNIGGFRAGGLIQNLADAIKLVFKEDVVPGHIRHKFYFILGPMLVFITALLCFAVIPFADGLVLAGHTYVMQAIPTDIGILWFLAIVGFGVYGIILAGWSSHNKYGILGGLRAAAQVISYEIPMGLALVSLLAVYGTVNLSEMAQFQGRLLFGFIPMWGVVLQPLGVVIFIVAAFAETNRTPFDLAEGESEIVAGYHVEYSSMKFALFFMGEYVAMFVSSALIVTLYFGSYQIPWFNTETLLAQAGPVAVALLIGVPVLGYFFGGWIKKNNSSHYRRTNDHRIRETKVYIALLWTLVVVLELVLLGYLIFAAGGVADRILVVLLQIGSFLLKTFLMCFVYVWVRWTLPRFRYDQLQKIGWEKLLPLSLLNIFITSAVIVAFG; from the coding sequence ATGTCGGGCCTTGATCTGATCATGATCCTCTTGCGGATCGCCTTTGGCGTGTTGGTACCGCTCAGTTTTGTGGCCGTCCTGGTCTGGATGGAGCGGCGTGGTGCCGCCTATTTTCAGGACCGGTCCGGACCGAACCGCTGCAACATCGGCGGCTTCAGGGCCGGCGGCTTGATCCAGAACCTGGCCGATGCGATCAAGCTGGTGTTCAAGGAAGACGTGGTACCGGGGCACATCCGTCACAAATTCTATTTCATCCTGGGCCCGATGCTCGTCTTCATCACGGCGTTGCTCTGTTTTGCCGTCATCCCTTTTGCCGATGGCCTGGTGCTCGCCGGTCACACCTATGTGATGCAGGCTATTCCCACCGATATCGGGATCCTCTGGTTCCTGGCCATCGTCGGTTTCGGCGTCTACGGCATTATCCTGGCCGGCTGGTCATCCCACAACAAATACGGCATCCTCGGTGGGCTGAGGGCCGCCGCCCAGGTTATCAGTTACGAAATCCCCATGGGGCTGGCCCTGGTCAGCCTGCTTGCCGTCTATGGAACCGTCAATCTCTCCGAGATGGCGCAGTTTCAAGGCCGTTTACTGTTCGGCTTCATCCCCATGTGGGGGGTGGTTCTGCAGCCGCTCGGGGTGGTCATCTTCATCGTCGCCGCCTTCGCCGAGACCAACCGGACGCCGTTCGATCTGGCCGAGGGTGAGAGCGAGATCGTTGCCGGCTATCACGTGGAGTATTCATCGATGAAATTCGCCCTCTTTTTCATGGGCGAGTACGTGGCGATGTTCGTCTCCAGCGCCCTGATCGTCACCCTTTACTTCGGCAGCTATCAGATACCCTGGTTCAATACCGAGACGCTGCTTGCCCAGGCCGGGCCGGTGGCGGTCGCGTTGCTGATCGGGGTGCCGGTACTGGGCTACTTTTTCGGCGGCTGGATCAAGAAGAACAACAGCAGCCACTACCGCCGCACCAACGACCACCGGATCCGCGAGACGAAAGTCTACATCGCGTTGCTCTGGACCCTGGTGGTGGTCCTGGAATTGGTGCTGCTCGGCTATCTGATCTTCGCCGCCGGCGGGGTGGCCGACCGTATTCTGGTGGTCCTGCTGCAGATCGGCAGCTTCCTGCTGAAGACCTTTCTCATGTGCTTTGTCTATGTCTGGGTCAGGTGGACCTTGCCGCGATTCCGCTACGATCAGCTGCAGAAAATCGGCTGGGAAAAGCTGTTGCCGCTGTCCCTGTTGAATATCTTTATCACCAGTGCGGTCATTGTCGCGTTTGGTTAG